One genomic window of Haloarchaeobius salinus includes the following:
- a CDS encoding redoxin domain-containing protein, whose product MVSTGDTAPTFTATYGTSDHEPFDLADHLGDGPVVLAFFPGAFTPPCTNEMVALQERHDEFTAAGATLLGVSADSPFSLGAFRDEHGIEFDLVSDMAGEAIRAYGLEMDIPDLGLYGIANRAVFVLDGERTVSYAWVSDDPTNEPDYEALLDAVAAA is encoded by the coding sequence ATGGTCTCGACTGGCGACACCGCACCGACGTTCACCGCGACGTACGGCACGAGCGACCACGAACCGTTCGACCTCGCCGACCACCTCGGCGACGGCCCGGTCGTCCTCGCGTTCTTCCCGGGCGCGTTCACGCCACCCTGCACGAACGAGATGGTCGCACTGCAGGAACGCCACGACGAGTTCACCGCGGCCGGTGCGACGCTGCTCGGCGTCAGCGCGGACTCGCCGTTCTCGCTCGGCGCGTTCCGCGACGAGCACGGCATCGAGTTCGACCTCGTGAGCGACATGGCCGGCGAGGCCATCCGTGCGTACGGACTGGAGATGGACATCCCCGACCTCGGGCTGTACGGCATCGCGAACCGGGCGGTGTTCGTGCTCGACGGCGAGCGAACCGTCAGCTACGCCTGGGTCTCGGACGACCCGACGAACGAGCCTGACTACGAGGCGCTACTGGACGCGGTCGCGGCGGCCTGA
- a CDS encoding ABC transporter substrate-binding protein, translating into MSDDSHHDSTRRRFLQTSAGFTTVSLLAGCLGGVGTGDGTPTDDPTSTAPTETTDDSTTDSTTEASSGETGPYSVSIEPVGSVEFESVPETWVANNGSWADMGVALGLEPPKALWLTGRYHTQYYDGIDGVSVDKSDMVSLYQSGVSKELFYSLDADVHVMDPNFLMNRFSGWNEEDVAEIEENVAPLFGNCIYAQHYPWHADYRYYSLYEGFEKLAQVFQRTDRYEAFEAVHDEFQSNLAPHVPTQGERPAVAVLWGVGEEPEQFYPYIIGEGTGFKHLRDLRVRDALASTDIQDFHGSRAAIDIETLFQVDPEVLMLRGYEAMSESEFRSTVVASLEDHPTASALTAVQNGDVYRAGGLYQGPITNMVLTERTAGQLYGVDEELFDRGRVAEIVAGEL; encoded by the coding sequence ATGAGCGACGACTCACATCACGACTCGACACGGCGGCGGTTCCTGCAGACGAGTGCTGGATTCACGACGGTCAGCCTGCTGGCGGGCTGTCTCGGCGGGGTGGGAACCGGCGACGGCACACCAACCGACGACCCGACGTCGACCGCGCCCACGGAGACGACGGACGACTCGACGACGGATTCAACCACCGAGGCGTCGTCCGGGGAGACCGGCCCCTACAGCGTCTCCATCGAGCCGGTCGGTTCGGTCGAGTTCGAGTCGGTGCCCGAGACGTGGGTCGCGAACAACGGCAGCTGGGCCGACATGGGCGTCGCGCTCGGCCTCGAACCGCCGAAGGCCCTGTGGCTGACGGGTCGCTACCACACGCAGTACTACGACGGCATCGACGGCGTCTCGGTCGACAAGAGCGACATGGTGTCGCTCTACCAGAGCGGCGTCAGCAAGGAGCTGTTCTACAGCCTCGACGCCGACGTGCACGTGATGGACCCGAACTTCCTCATGAACCGCTTCAGCGGCTGGAACGAGGAGGACGTGGCGGAGATCGAGGAGAACGTCGCGCCCCTGTTCGGCAACTGCATCTACGCCCAGCACTACCCGTGGCACGCTGACTACCGGTACTACTCGCTGTACGAGGGCTTCGAGAAGCTCGCGCAGGTGTTCCAGCGGACCGACCGGTACGAGGCGTTCGAGGCCGTCCACGACGAGTTCCAGTCGAACCTCGCCCCCCACGTTCCCACGCAGGGCGAGCGGCCAGCGGTCGCCGTGCTCTGGGGCGTCGGCGAGGAACCCGAGCAGTTCTACCCGTACATCATCGGCGAGGGAACGGGCTTCAAGCACCTCCGCGACCTGCGGGTCCGGGACGCGCTCGCGAGCACCGACATCCAGGACTTCCACGGGAGCCGCGCGGCCATCGACATCGAGACGCTGTTCCAGGTCGACCCCGAGGTGCTCATGCTCCGCGGGTACGAGGCGATGTCCGAGAGCGAGTTCCGGAGCACGGTCGTCGCCAGCCTCGAGGACCACCCGACCGCGAGCGCGCTCACCGCCGTCCAGAACGGCGACGTCTACCGCGCCGGCGGGCTCTACCAGGGCCCCATCACGAACATGGTGCTGACCGAGCGAACCGCCGGCCAGCTCTACGGCGTCGACGAGGAGCTGTTCGACCGGGGGCGCGTCGCCGAGATCGTCGCGGGGGAGCTCTGA
- a CDS encoding DUF7552 domain-containing protein, with amino-acid sequence MSESMEPVDDPVHAAGRECDAGLVATLRHERENVARLTHEDGAFAVACRETGTSPEPVDGATFDTFDAAERARDAARRYRAVLRTLDPGLERYQLAVCSADTVDGSLTRVRRRTDRRRENGVPESRQTVTLTGQGCDEWLRVENGPVVHLAGPDALLDDELVTRQLESGLGSR; translated from the coding sequence ATGTCCGAGTCGATGGAGCCGGTCGACGACCCGGTCCACGCGGCGGGGCGCGAGTGCGACGCGGGCCTCGTCGCGACGCTGCGCCACGAGCGCGAGAACGTCGCACGGCTCACCCACGAGGACGGCGCGTTCGCGGTCGCCTGCCGCGAGACGGGCACCAGCCCCGAGCCCGTCGACGGGGCGACGTTCGACACGTTCGACGCTGCCGAGCGCGCCCGCGATGCCGCCCGCCGCTATCGTGCCGTGCTCCGGACGCTCGACCCCGGCCTCGAACGGTACCAGCTCGCGGTCTGCAGTGCGGACACGGTGGACGGGAGCCTGACACGCGTCCGCCGGCGTACCGACCGGCGACGCGAGAACGGCGTCCCCGAGTCCCGCCAGACCGTGACGCTGACCGGCCAGGGCTGCGACGAGTGGCTCCGCGTCGAGAACGGTCCGGTCGTCCATCTCGCTGGCCCCGACGCCCTGCTCGACGACGAACTGGTGACGCGACAGCTCGAATCGGGGCTGGGGTCCCGATGA
- a CDS encoding FAD-dependent oxidoreductase, whose protein sequence is MMGDTPDPVEHDVVVVGGGPAGCSAGVFLARSGADTAIYDRGRSSLARCAHLENYPGFPMGIDVETFYDLLHGQAENAGCELVGDMVESVERRDDGVGFVVAPQEGDPVTARRVVAATRYDGEYMRGLDDDGAMFRTYEHDGEEHESFDPDYPDTDGTTPVEGLYVVTPASPRDKQVAMAVGRGARVARRVVADRRIADGWWEAIAANVDWVRREAELDDEWADRERWETYFDEQFGPDAPYELDSEAYERVRGEALDQREAAYIDTDEVESRRMGGHEAVAAHLDAGAVVAAHDEHDLLDAMDAAVVEAYLDDGRVTEVGD, encoded by the coding sequence ATGATGGGGGACACCCCCGACCCCGTCGAGCACGACGTGGTCGTCGTCGGTGGCGGTCCCGCCGGGTGTTCGGCGGGCGTGTTCCTGGCCCGGTCGGGAGCCGACACGGCCATCTACGACCGGGGGCGCTCCTCGCTTGCGCGGTGTGCGCACCTGGAGAACTACCCCGGTTTCCCGATGGGCATCGACGTGGAGACGTTCTACGACCTGCTCCACGGGCAGGCCGAGAACGCGGGCTGCGAGCTCGTCGGCGACATGGTCGAGTCGGTCGAACGGCGCGACGACGGCGTAGGGTTCGTCGTCGCGCCACAGGAGGGCGACCCGGTCACCGCCCGTCGGGTCGTCGCGGCGACGCGCTACGACGGCGAGTACATGCGCGGACTGGACGACGACGGGGCGATGTTCCGGACGTACGAGCACGACGGTGAGGAGCACGAGTCGTTCGACCCCGATTACCCTGATACGGACGGCACGACGCCGGTCGAAGGGCTGTACGTCGTGACCCCGGCCAGTCCGAGGGACAAGCAGGTCGCCATGGCGGTCGGTCGCGGCGCACGCGTCGCCCGCCGGGTTGTCGCCGACCGGCGCATCGCCGACGGCTGGTGGGAGGCCATCGCGGCGAACGTCGACTGGGTGCGCCGGGAGGCCGAACTCGACGACGAGTGGGCCGACCGCGAGCGCTGGGAAACGTACTTCGACGAGCAGTTCGGCCCGGACGCACCCTACGAGCTCGACTCCGAGGCGTACGAACGGGTCCGAGGGGAGGCACTCGACCAGCGGGAGGCGGCGTACATCGACACGGACGAGGTCGAGTCGCGGCGGATGGGCGGTCACGAGGCCGTCGCGGCACACCTCGACGCGGGGGCAGTCGTCGCCGCACACGACGAGCACGACCTCCTCGACGCGATGGACGCCGCGGTGGTCGAGGCCTACCTCGACGACGGGAGGGTCACGGAGGTGGGCGACTGA